In Herbinix luporum, a single window of DNA contains:
- the ftsH gene encoding ATP-dependent zinc metalloprotease FtsH — protein MENKNDNKQNKNGLPNKSFIIITLLSALFLWYMISFVQRQIEESTNIEKAYNEFIYMLENDQLKEVFFVDDKIKFVPKEQPNNYDITYYTGNLYDQELYDKLYEAYKRDGLEYNRKPVNNKTTIFETILSMLLPFILIYIVMWFLFKAISKNSGGVMGIGKSNAKVYVEKTTGVTFKDVAGQEEAKESLTEIVDFLHNPAKYTRIGAKLPKGALLVGPPGTGKTLLAKAVAGEAKVPFFSLSGSDFVEMFVGVGASRVRDLFKQAQDSAPCIIFIDEIDAIGKSRDGHYGNDEREQTLNQLLANMDGFDSSKGLVVLGATNRPEVLDKALLRPGRFDRRIIVDKPDLKGRIDILKVHAKNVLMHDSVDLEAIARATSGAVGSDLANMINEAAILAVKQGRTVVTQEDLFESVEVVIAGKEKKDRILSKEEKRIVAYHEVGHALVTALEKHSEPVQKITIVPRTMGSLGYVMQVPEEEKYLMSKDEMLTRIVTFFGGRAAEELVFGSVTTGASNDIEQATALARSMVTQYGMSDKFGLMGLESIENRYLDGRPVLNCSDQTAGEIDKEVMKILKECYDRAKMLLSQNREVLDKIAEYLIAKETITGEEFMNLYREVKGEDLIKADTDQKKDDVRDDVSKEEIPSKVNEAEDNTKEESVSETDKIDLNNNSVEKSISEADKDDTTVE, from the coding sequence ATGGAAAATAAAAATGACAACAAGCAGAACAAAAATGGTTTACCAAATAAAAGCTTTATAATTATTACTTTGCTATCTGCTTTATTTCTCTGGTATATGATTTCCTTTGTACAAAGGCAAATAGAGGAAAGCACCAATATTGAAAAGGCCTATAATGAATTTATCTATATGCTTGAAAATGATCAGTTAAAAGAGGTTTTTTTCGTTGATGACAAAATCAAGTTTGTCCCTAAGGAACAACCTAACAATTACGATATAACTTACTATACCGGTAATTTATATGACCAAGAGTTATATGATAAGTTGTATGAGGCTTACAAACGAGACGGACTTGAATATAATCGGAAGCCTGTAAATAACAAGACCACTATATTTGAAACTATATTGTCTATGTTGCTTCCCTTTATACTTATTTATATAGTAATGTGGTTTCTCTTTAAGGCCATATCAAAGAACAGCGGCGGTGTTATGGGCATAGGAAAAAGTAATGCTAAAGTATATGTGGAAAAGACCACCGGTGTTACTTTTAAGGATGTGGCAGGTCAAGAAGAAGCAAAAGAATCTCTTACTGAGATTGTAGATTTTCTTCATAATCCCGCAAAGTATACCCGTATCGGTGCTAAGCTTCCCAAAGGTGCCTTGCTGGTAGGACCTCCCGGAACAGGTAAAACCCTTCTTGCTAAGGCGGTAGCCGGTGAAGCTAAAGTTCCCTTTTTCTCTTTATCTGGATCTGACTTTGTGGAAATGTTTGTCGGTGTAGGTGCTTCTAGGGTAAGGGATCTATTTAAGCAGGCTCAAGACTCGGCTCCTTGTATTATTTTTATTGATGAAATTGATGCAATCGGTAAAAGCAGGGATGGCCATTATGGTAATGACGAAAGGGAACAGACCTTAAACCAGCTCCTTGCCAATATGGATGGTTTTGATTCCTCAAAAGGTTTGGTTGTCCTTGGTGCAACTAACCGACCGGAGGTACTTGATAAGGCCCTTCTTCGTCCCGGAAGATTTGACCGTCGTATTATAGTTGATAAACCGGATTTAAAGGGTAGAATAGATATATTAAAAGTTCATGCTAAGAACGTACTTATGCATGATTCTGTAGATTTAGAAGCTATAGCCAGGGCTACCAGCGGTGCGGTGGGTTCTGATCTTGCCAATATGATCAATGAAGCTGCGATTCTTGCCGTAAAGCAAGGACGTACCGTAGTAACCCAGGAAGATTTATTTGAATCTGTGGAAGTGGTTATAGCAGGTAAAGAAAAGAAAGATAGGATTTTAAGTAAGGAAGAAAAACGAATTGTAGCATATCATGAGGTAGGCCACGCCTTGGTTACAGCCCTTGAAAAGCATTCAGAGCCTGTACAAAAGATTACTATTGTACCTAGAACAATGGGATCTTTAGGCTATGTTATGCAGGTACCTGAAGAAGAAAAATACCTTATGAGTAAGGATGAAATGCTTACCAGAATTGTTACCTTCTTTGGAGGAAGGGCGGCGGAAGAATTGGTATTTGGCTCAGTTACTACCGGTGCCTCCAATGATATTGAGCAGGCAACTGCCCTGGCAAGGTCTATGGTTACTCAGTATGGTATGTCTGACAAATTCGGCCTTATGGGACTAGAGTCCATAGAAAACAGGTATCTAGACGGAAGACCGGTTCTAAATTGCAGTGATCAAACTGCCGGAGAGATTGATAAGGAAGTAATGAAAATCCTTAAGGAATGTTATGATAGAGCAAAGATGTTACTTTCCCAGAATCGTGAAGTATTAGATAAGATTGCAGAATACCTTATAGCCAAAGAAACCATAACCGGTGAAGAATTTATGAATCTTTATCGTGAAGTTAAGGGCGAGGATCTTATAAAGGCTGATACAGACCAAAAGAAAGATGATGTTAGGGATGATGTCAGCAAGGAAGAGATACCATCAAAGGTAAATGAAGCTGAAGATAATACTAAGGAAGAAAGTGTATCAGAAACTGATAAAATTGATTTAAATAATAATTCGGTAGAAAAAAGCATTTCAGAAGCTGATAAAGATGATACGACTGTAGAATAG
- a CDS encoding IS6 family transposase codes for MAIIPLNVVCPRCFSKNLYRFGKDNEGFQKYQCKQCKRQFAPDNPSFNMRSRRQRKYPDCPACGKSTFLHHDYTYYSNFRCSDKKCNHSFKVPKLINVKLPSSEFKPQNFSFKGMRHPLFIVLCALNYYFCDNSTTRKVAQTLYMVHQVKVSHVTISKWVKRFAPIFKMIADDRLSKINLCDSDEWHFDETYIKISGKDYYLWLALDAETRLVLDFHLSPNRDSNSAHALLANCRRKFGQPRYAVISDRYYAYQQPASLFFPQVEHIRVEDFDDLINNNVLEAFNGQFKAWYKPKRGFNSFESANRIIATYIFFYNFIRPHSSLNGLTPAQVAGIEYSEKERLFWLLVA; via the coding sequence ATGGCTATTATACCATTAAATGTCGTATGTCCAAGATGTTTTTCAAAAAATCTTTACCGTTTTGGCAAGGATAATGAGGGATTTCAAAAATATCAGTGTAAACAATGTAAACGTCAGTTTGCACCTGATAACCCTTCCTTCAATATGCGTTCCAGACGTCAAAGGAAATACCCTGATTGCCCCGCTTGTGGTAAATCAACTTTTCTTCATCATGACTATACTTATTACTCAAACTTCCGTTGCTCTGATAAAAAATGCAATCATTCTTTTAAAGTTCCTAAGCTGATTAATGTAAAGCTTCCTTCTTCTGAATTTAAGCCTCAAAATTTTTCTTTTAAGGGTATGCGACATCCACTCTTTATTGTACTTTGTGCCTTGAATTACTATTTTTGTGATAACTCAACTACTCGTAAAGTTGCCCAAACCTTATATATGGTTCATCAGGTTAAAGTTTCTCATGTCACCATTTCTAAATGGGTTAAGCGATTTGCACCTATATTTAAGATGATTGCTGATGATCGGCTTTCTAAAATTAACCTTTGTGACTCAGATGAATGGCATTTTGATGAAACATATATTAAAATTTCTGGTAAAGATTATTACCTTTGGCTTGCTCTTGATGCCGAAACTAGGTTAGTTCTTGATTTTCACCTTTCACCTAATCGTGACTCTAATTCTGCACATGCCCTTTTAGCTAACTGCAGAAGAAAATTTGGACAACCTCGCTATGCAGTGATTTCTGACCGCTATTATGCTTATCAGCAGCCAGCTTCATTGTTCTTTCCTCAAGTAGAACATATCCGTGTTGAAGACTTTGATGACTTAATAAACAATAACGTCCTAGAGGCTTTTAACGGACAATTCAAGGCTTGGTATAAACCTAAAAGAGGTTTCAATTCATTTGAATCCGCCAATCGGATTATTGCTACATATATTTTCTTTTACAATTTCATCCGACCTCATTCCAGCCTTAATGGTCTAACACCAGCTCAGGTTGCAGGTATTGAATACTCGGAAAAAGAACGGCTCTTCTGGCTTTTGGTTGCTTGA
- the uvrC gene encoding excinuclease ABC subunit UvrC translates to MFNIEEELKMLPDKPGVYIMKDKADNIIYVGKAIVLKNRVRQYFQNSRNHTVKIKRMVENIDHFEYIVTDSEVEALVLECNLIKEHRPKYNTMLKDDKTYPYIRVTVSEDYPRVLFSRQMKRDKSKYFGPYTSSGAVKDILELLRKIYKIRTCNRNLPRDIGKERPCLYYYMGQCDAPCQGFISKEEYGKNIEQVIQFLSGNYNPVVKMLEDRMHEAAAKMEYEKAATMRDLLGSVRQIMNKQKITYTDQADRDIIAFARNKDEAVVQTFFIRGGKLIGRDHFYLTGVEDESDSGVITSFIKQFYAGTPYIPKEIFLETEPEESDILSRWLSEKRGQKVYIRVPKKGEKEKLVELAKKNAILILNKDAEKLKREEARTTGALKELADYLDLSQISRIESFDISNTAGFAPVGSMVVFEQGKPKKSDYRKFKIKSIEGSDDYGAMYEMLTRRFTHGMRELEEMKEKNLDESYGSFTKYPDLILMDGGKGQVNVALRVLDELKLDIAVCGMVKDDNHRTRGIYYRNRELPIDKSNELFKLITRIQDETHRFAIEYHRSLRKKQQVHSILDDIKGIGPTRRRALMKHFQTLDSIKNADIEELMKVPSMNRAAAEEVYNFFHKPKTQ, encoded by the coding sequence ATGTTTAATATAGAAGAAGAACTAAAAATGCTTCCCGATAAGCCGGGAGTATATATTATGAAAGATAAAGCTGATAATATAATTTATGTGGGAAAGGCTATTGTTCTTAAAAACAGAGTAAGGCAGTATTTTCAAAACAGTCGCAATCACACTGTCAAGATAAAACGTATGGTTGAGAATATTGACCATTTTGAATATATAGTTACGGATTCGGAAGTAGAAGCCTTGGTACTGGAATGTAATCTGATTAAGGAACACAGGCCAAAATATAATACCATGCTTAAGGATGATAAGACCTACCCATATATCCGTGTAACCGTTTCAGAAGATTATCCCAGAGTCCTATTTTCTAGGCAGATGAAGAGGGATAAGTCTAAATATTTTGGTCCCTATACCAGTTCCGGAGCGGTAAAGGATATCTTAGAGCTTCTTAGAAAGATCTATAAGATTAGGACCTGTAACAGAAATCTTCCTCGGGATATCGGTAAGGAGAGACCCTGCCTCTATTATTATATGGGGCAATGTGATGCTCCCTGCCAAGGTTTTATATCCAAGGAGGAGTACGGTAAAAATATAGAGCAAGTTATTCAATTTTTAAGTGGTAATTATAATCCTGTGGTAAAGATGTTGGAAGATAGGATGCATGAAGCGGCAGCTAAGATGGAATATGAAAAAGCCGCAACCATGAGGGATCTTTTGGGAAGTGTTAGACAGATTATGAATAAGCAAAAGATTACCTATACCGATCAGGCAGACCGGGATATTATAGCCTTTGCCAGAAATAAGGATGAGGCTGTGGTTCAAACCTTCTTTATCCGGGGCGGAAAACTGATAGGAAGGGATCATTTTTATCTGACCGGTGTTGAAGATGAATCAGACAGTGGGGTAATCACCAGTTTTATCAAACAATTCTATGCCGGAACTCCTTATATTCCCAAAGAAATCTTTTTAGAAACAGAACCGGAGGAAAGTGATATTCTTAGTCGCTGGTTAAGTGAAAAAAGGGGACAGAAAGTATATATAAGGGTACCTAAAAAAGGTGAGAAGGAAAAGTTGGTTGAACTGGCCAAAAAGAATGCCATCCTTATTCTTAATAAAGATGCCGAAAAACTTAAAAGAGAAGAAGCAAGAACAACCGGTGCTCTTAAGGAACTGGCTGATTATCTGGATCTTAGCCAGATATCTAGGATAGAATCTTTTGATATATCCAACACGGCAGGATTTGCGCCGGTAGGTTCTATGGTTGTATTTGAACAGGGAAAGCCTAAAAAGTCCGACTATAGGAAATTTAAGATTAAATCTATTGAAGGATCCGATGATTACGGAGCCATGTATGAAATGCTGACCAGAAGATTTACCCATGGTATGCGGGAATTGGAGGAAATGAAGGAGAAGAACTTAGATGAATCATATGGAAGTTTTACTAAATATCCAGATTTAATTTTAATGGATGGAGGTAAGGGACAGGTAAATGTGGCCTTACGGGTTTTAGATGAGTTAAAACTTGATATAGCCGTATGTGGTATGGTAAAGGATGATAATCACCGAACCAGAGGAATATATTACCGTAACCGTGAACTTCCCATTGACAAAAGCAACGAGTTATTTAAGTTGATAACAAGAATTCAGGATGAGACACACCGTTTTGCCATAGAATATCATAGGAGTCTTCGTAAAAAGCAGCAGGTTCATTCCATCTTGGATGATATTAAGGGTATTGGGCCAACCAGAAGAAGGGCGCTTATGAAGCATTTTCAGACCTTAGATTCTATAAAAAATGCCGACATTGAAGAATTGATGAAGGTTCCTTCTATGAATAGGGCCGCTGCAGAAGAAGTCTATAACTTCTTTCATAAGCCTAAAACACAATAA
- a CDS encoding signal peptidase II, producing the protein MIFFLIALFVFLLDWNIKNYIEDKFHMGKRKDIFNGKVTIKKQYNSGFCLNFLDNKKELVKKVTAIVFGVLALAYVIIIPGKHKSMKKLGLSLCLGGAASNVLDRFKRGYVIDYFTINIKPIKNIVFNLADIFIFIGSFITFLTSLSDGSSIHPNIEE; encoded by the coding sequence ATGATATTTTTCCTAATTGCACTATTTGTATTTTTACTGGATTGGAATATAAAAAATTACATTGAAGATAAGTTCCATATGGGTAAAAGGAAAGATATTTTTAATGGCAAAGTCACCATAAAGAAGCAATATAACAGTGGATTTTGCCTAAATTTTCTGGATAATAAGAAGGAACTGGTTAAAAAGGTAACAGCCATAGTCTTTGGTGTTTTAGCTTTGGCTTATGTAATAATTATTCCAGGTAAGCATAAGTCTATGAAAAAGCTAGGCCTATCCCTATGTCTAGGGGGTGCAGCCAGTAATGTTTTAGATCGTTTTAAGAGAGGTTATGTTATAGATTATTTCACCATAAACATAAAACCTATTAAAAATATTGTTTTCAATCTGGCTGATATATTTATATTTATCGGTTCCTTTATTACTTTTTTAACCTCCTTATCCGATGGATCAAGCATTCACCCCAATATCGAAGAATAA